AAAATCACCGTTAAGATAATATATTGGGAAAAAAGTGGTTGACACCATAATTAAAATCGCTGCTATTCTAAAGAAATTAGTTGAAATATATTTTTTAAGATGCAGTAAGTTTAATGAATAAAAACCTAATATGAAAGACAAAATTAAAACAAACCATAAATATCTATCTTCTACTAATATTAAAATATATCCCCCAGTATATAGAACCATAGTTCCTAAAATAAAGATTATATTGTGTTTAATTGATTTATCATCTGATTTAAATAATATAAATAATGCCAAAAAAACAGCCAATATTGGAATAAACAATAGAAGAAGCGAAAACAAAATTATATCATGAATATTGTTAAAAATTATCCTGATTTGATGGATAAAATTTTGTGTTGAGTCTAGTGGACTCCATTTTTTTATTTGAAAATAACTAGGATCCTCCCATGAACTTACCGCAAATTCATTAGGTGGTGCAATTAATCCTTGATAAAACATTACATGATGATTGGAATTGGATTCAGGTCCAACTAATGCATAATTATAGGATCCGGATGTGCTGATGGTGATTACATCATATTTTTCACTTATAATTCCCACCCAAACACTGCTAATAACTAAAAAAACTGACAATCCCAAGAATAAATTCTTTTTAATGACAGATCTATCTTGGGAATATTTTTTGATGTAAAAAAGGTTTGATAAAAAGAAATGGATTAATAAAAAGAAAAAACAATAACTTTTTGCTAGAAAAGCAATGGAAGCTAAAAATCCTATAAAAAATCCCATATGTTTATTTTGCCGATATTTTTCATCCATTAAAAAGTTCAAATAAAGTAATAATATACAAACCACCAATAAATCGGGTGTAATGAAGTTAAAAGTGAAAAGAATCATGTATGGGATTATTGTCAATAAAAAAATAGATTTTAAAAAATTATTGAAATTTAGTTTATCAATAATCAAATAAATTGCCACCAGTGTAAATAGGCCTATGATAATAGCAAAAACCTTTGTGGCAAATATATTCCCTAAATTTCCAGGTAAAAAAGATATGAAAGGAATTAAAAGCCATGAATATAAAGGACTCCAATAACCATTAATAGCATAAAATAAATGACCATTAATATAATTCCGGGCAATACTAATATAAGAAATACCATCCGAGTTGATGATGTACTTGTAATTTGAAAACAAGATCAACGCAAATAATAAATACAAACCTAAAGCAAGAAACAAATCCTTTCGACCCTTTATTTGCCGGATTAACAAAATATTCTCCACCAATTGAAATGTGATTACATTAAATTAAGTAATTACTTATTTATTAATTAACTAATTAAATAAATCTACTAATATAATTATTCATATTTTTTAAACAAAATATTCAATTTAAAATACCGTAGATAAACCATATTAAAATAAAAAGTGATGTTTTATGAAGCCAGCTAAACGAGTAGATTCCATTGATCTATCCGGAATACGAAAAATGTTTGATATGGTGGGAGAAAACTCAATAAACCTGGCACTAGGGGAACCGGACTTTAACACCCCACTCCATATCAGGGAAGCAGTTAAAGAAGCACTTGATGAAGGTTTCACCCATTACACTGGAAACATGGGGATAATTGAACTACGTGAAGCCATATCCCATAAATTAGAAAATGAAAACCGCATCGAAACCTCTCCGGAATCAATAATTGTTACTACTGGTGCCAGTGGAGCATTATATTCCAGTACCAATGCACTGATAGAGGAAAAAGATGAAGTAATCATCCCTGATCCTGGCTTTGTAGCTTATGATGCTTGTGTGAAAATATCTGGAGGAAAATCAGTCCCAGTCCATCTTCAAGATGAGAACGATTTCCGGATGATGCCAGAAGACGTGCTTGAACTGATAACTCCCTATACAAAAGCCATTATAATGAATTCACCAGGCAACCCTACTGGTGGTGTCCTAAAAAAGGATGATGTTAAGGGTTTGGCTGATATTGCTGATGACCATAATCTTATTCTTATCTCCGATGAGATATATGAAAAAATCATCTATGGAAAGAAGCATTACAGTCCAGCTCGTTACTCAGATAACGTAATCACCATTAATGGATTCTCCAAGACTTATGCCATGACTGGCTTCCGTATCGGATATCTGGCTGCACCTCCTGAATTAACTGAAGAAATCTTAAAAGTACATCAGTACACTGTTACTTGTGCCACATCCCTCTCCCAGAAAGCCGCATTGGCAGCCCTTGAAGGTCCTCAGGATGAAGTTTTTAAGATGGTTGGTGAATTTGAAAGAAGAAGAAATCTGGTATTAGAAAGACTTCGTGACATGGGAATAAAGTGCAATCAGCCACAGGGAGCATTCTATGTCTTCCCATCCATTGAAAATCCGGAAAAACTGGTTCTAGAAGCCCTTAAAAAAGATGTTGTGCTGGTTCCTGGAAATTCCTTTGGTAAGTATGGGGACAGACATTTCAGGATTTCTTATGCTGCATCATACCAAGATTTAGAAAAAGCTATGGACAGACTGGAATCTCTGGATTTATAGGACTACTTAAAACTTCTACCACCCAACAACAATAAACATAACTAATTCTTACCCTATTTTTTGGTATTCAATACAAGCCAACCCAAAAAAATTAGATGATCCTAACATTCTATTTAGTTAATTAGGACATCCTAACACTTTTTTTAATGGAAAAAGATATATGTACTCCTCTTTATATGTAAATAAACGTGACGCTGAATAATTTTCACATTGTAGGAGGTAATGTATTTTGGCAGATGAGTTTGATCTGGAAATCGCCCAGGGACTTTCCCAGGAAGAAGTTTCATTAAAAATTAAAAAAGAAGGATACAATGAACTTCCCTCAGCTGATAAGAGATCATTTTTTACCATTGTCCTAGAAGTAATTCGCGAACCCATGTTCCTCCTTTTAATAGCTTGTGGCACTATTTACTTGTTTTTAGGAGATCTTCAAGAAGCACTCATGCTTCTGGGTTTTGTTTTTGTTATTATGGGTATCACTTTCTACCAGGAACGAAAAACAGAAAACACTTTGGAAGCTCTGCGAGACTTATCCAGTCCTCGGGCTCGGGTCATACGTGACGGGAAACAGATGCGTATTGCAGGTAGAGAAGTGGTTACTGATGATGTGATCATGCTCAAGGAAGGTGACCGAGTTCCAGCAGACGCAATCATCCTGTCTTGCAGTAACCTCCTCCTCAATGAATCCCTACTAACCGGAGAGTCAGTTCCTGTGCGAAAAGTACAATGTGGAGGGGTTATGGATATGCATCCCCCTGGTGGTGATGGTCTGCCCTCTGTATACTCTGGAACACTGGTGGTACAGGGACACGGTGTGGCTCAAGTGGTCTACACTGGCCTTAACACTGAGATGGGTCGTATCGGAAAACGCCTCCAAACTCTGGAAACAGAAGACACATCATTACAGAAAGAAATTCGAACCTTGGTGCGAGATTTTGCACTGGTAGGTGTTGTGTTGTGTGCTGCGGTAGTTGTCATCTACGGAATTACCCGTATGGACTGGATAAATGGTTTTCTGGCAGGTATAACCCTGGCTATGGCCATCCTCCCGGAAGAGTTTCCAGTGGTGTTAACCATCTTCCTGGCATTGGGAGCTTGGAGACTATCTCAGAAAAACATTCTAACCAGACGTTCCCATGCCATACAAGCCTTAGGATCAACCACTGTGCTTTGTGTAGATAAAACTGGCACTTTAACCCTTAACAAAATGTCAGTGCCCATGATAATGAGTGGGAATGATTTTTTTGATATAAATCCTGATAAAAACGATGATTTGCCTGAAAAATTCCACGAACTCATTGAATTTGGTATTCTGGCCAGTCAAAGAGATCCTTTTGATCCTATGGAGAAATCTCTTAAAGAATTAGGAAATAAAACCCTTAAAAAAACAGAACATTTGCATGAAGACTGGCAGTTGGTACATGAATACCCTCTTTCTCAGGAACTGTTGGCCATGTCCCATGTCTGGCAATCTACAAAGGACGAACACTATATAATAGCTGCAAAAGGTGCGCCTGAGGCTGTTGCAGATCTTTGTCATATGAATCATGATGAACTAAACCATTTAGACCATAATATTTCTTTAATGGCCAGCGAAGGTTTAAGAATTATTGGTGTGGCCAGAGCTTACTTTAAAAAAGCAGATCTTCCAGGTAAACAACATGACTTTAATTTTAAGTTTATGGGACTGGTTGGATTTGAGGATCCTGTTCGTGGAGAAGTTCCACAAGCAGTTGAGGAATGTTACCAGGCAGGGATCAGGGTGGTGATGATAACTGGAGATTACCCAGGCACAGCCAAAAATATAGCACGGAAGATAGGGCTCAAAGAACCAGAAAAAGTTATCACTGGCTCTGAATTGGAAGAATTGGATGATTTGACCCTTCAAGAAAGGGTTAGGGATGTTAACATCTTTGCTCGGATGGTTCCAGAGATGAAGTTGCGTTTGGTTGAGGCTCTCAAATCTAACGGGGAAGTTGTTTCCATGACTGGGGATGGAGTAAACGATGCACCAGCCCTCAAGTCCGCCCAGATCGGTATAAGTATGGGTGGTAGGGGAACTGATGTTGCCAGGGAATCATCATCACTGGTTTTGTTGGAGGATGATTTTTCATCTATAGTATCTGCAGTGAAGATGGGTCGACGAATATATGATAACCTGAAAAAGGCCAGTGCCTATATCTTTGCAGTGCATGTTCCCATTATAGGAATGTCTTTTTTCCCAGTGTTATTCCAATGGCCATTGGTTCTTTTCCCAGTGCAAATTGTGTTCATGGAACTTATCATCGACCCCTCTTGTACTGTGGTGTTTGAAGCTGAACCTGCCGAGAAAAATGTTATGATGCGACCTCCCCGGAATCCAGATGAAGCATTATTTAACAAAGGAACTATTGGAATGGGCATTTTACAGGGAATAATTGTTTTTTTCATAGTTTTAGCAGTTTATATCATTACCATGAGTAGGGGAGATGATCTGGCCCGGACTGTTAGCTTCACCACCCTGATCATTGCCAACTTATCCTTAATTTTAACCAATCGTTCTTGGTCTAACACCATATTCCAGACAATGAAAACCCCTAATAAGGCACTTTGGTGGGTTTTAAGTGGTGCACTGGTGTTTTTGGGACTGGTGATCTATTTTCCCCCATTACAACAACTTTTCAGATTCTACCCATTGGGTCTTGGTGATATCATACTGTGCATCGCAGCTGGCACTCTCAGTGTAGTATGGTTCGAAGTACTCAAATGGTTAAAAGGATATACAGAAATCAGGATACTATCCTAGAATACAATATAACCCCCATAATCTTATGCATCCTACCCCCAATATATTCAATAAAATAATAAAATAGCAGTACATTTAGGGAAATGTTTTTTTAAAAAAAATATTATGAAATCTGAAACTGCCTCCAGTCTTAAGGAAAAAATTAAGAATGAATGTGACAAGCTAGGATTACCAATGGTTGGTTTTGCACCTAAAGAAAGGTGGGAACAACCCCCCAATGGGTTACCACAACATTTTTCCTGTTGGATACCCAGGGAATTCTGGCCCCAATCTATCTATCCTGAAGTTCAGACAGTTATAGTGATTGGACTGCCAGTGCCGCTCCCCATAGTTGAAACAGCACCATCAATATATTATCATGAACTTTACCAAACAGTGAATAATCTTTTGGATGAAAAAGCCTATGAAATAGCTAATTATCTGACCCGGAAAGGTTATCCTTCAATTCATCTGCCGAGGGATGGTTACGGAGATATTGACGTGCTTATTAAAAGGCCTTTAGCGTTTTTCTCCCATAAGCATGCCGCGTTTCTGGCTGGTTTAGGATCTTTTGGATTAAACAATGTTCTTCTAACCCCTGAATTTGGGCCAAGGGTGCGTTTTACATCCATATTTACCACTGCCAAAACCAAAGGCGACCCTATTCCTGGTGAAGACTTATGTACTCGTTGCCTTTCTTGCGCAGTTCAATGTCCTGTGAAAGCCATAGAATCAAAATATCCACTTGGAAAAAACACTCCACCACCTATAAATAAGATTAAATGTGCTAAACGTAGTAAACATCTTAGAAAACAGTATAATTCTCCCTGTGGTATCTGCATCAAAGTTTGTCCAGTGGGTAAAGACCGTGAAGTGTTCAATCGAAAAGAAGCTTCAATTTATACCCGTAAGAACGGGTTTGAACAATATCATGATGCATGGAAACATGTGCAGAGCTATGGTAGTAAAAAATAATTTAGAATGATCATTTTTTGAAATACACATATTATTTGAGGAGTTTTTATGAATTACCCATTTGCCCGTCGTATAAATCAAATACCAAGGTCATTTGTCAGGGAAATCTTGAAGGTCACTGAGGATCCTGATGTTATTTCCTTTGCTGGTGGACTTCCCAACCCTTTATCATTTCCTGTTGAAGCAGTGAAAAAGGCCACTTCCAAGATATTGGATGAAGAAGGCAAGCAGGTTCTTCAGTACAGTACAACTGAAGGTTATGCTCCTTTAAGGGATTTCATAGCCCAACGATACAGTGCTCAGGGTTTGAATGTGGATAGTGATGATATCATGATAACCAATGGATCCCAGCAGTGCTTGGACTTGGTGGGGAAAGTCTTCCTAGATCGGGATGATGGGGTGGTTATGGAAAGACCAACTTATCTAGCAGCAATTCAGGCCTTTGGATTGTTCGAACCTAAATTTCATTCAGTGCCTCTTCAGGAGGATGGGGTTGACACTGATATCCTAGGAAAATTACTAAGTACTGAAGATCTTAAACTCTTCTACGCTGTCACCAGCTTTCAAAACCCCACTGGAATAACTTATTCTCGCAAAATACGGGAAGAAGTTGCAGAGATCCTTAAAGAACATAACACCATTCTCGTTGAGGACAATCCCTATGGGGATATAAGATTCATGGGTGATGATATTCTTCCCATCAAATCCCTATTACCTGATTCTATACTTTTTGGTACTTTCTCTAAGATTGTTTCCCCGGGTATGAGGATGGGTTGGATTGTGGCACCTTCTGAGGTTATGGATAAACTGATTACTGTTAAACAAGCTTCAGACCTACACTCAAATTATTTCACCCAAAGGGTGGTCTACCAGTACCTTAGGGATAACAATGTTGATGAGCATATCCAGAACATAAGAAGACTGTATAAGTCGCAGCGAGACCAGATGATTGAATCTATTGCAGAGTTCCTGCCCAGCCAAGTTAAACACACCGAACCAGAGGGAGGGATGTTTCTGTGGATCACCCTGCCTGAAGGCATGTCGTCACTGGAGTTAGCCGAATATGCGATGGATGAAAAGGTTGTTTTTGTTCCTGGTGATGCTTTTTACACTGAAAAACCTGAAGTAAATACAATGCGGTTGAATTTCTCTAACTGCTGTGAGGAAGATATCATAGAAGGTATGCGCAGACTTGGAAATGCCATGAAAAAAATGATCATTGATAAACAATTGAAATGAATATGTGAACCATTTGAAGGTGGTAATTATTAAAATTAAATATGTAGCTTCCTTAATTACTGTGAAAGATATTGATGAATCCAGAAAATTCTATGAAGAAATCATGAATCAGGAAGTAGAACTCGACCACCGTGCCAATGTGTCATTTAAAGCTGGTTTTGCTATTCATGATGTCCAGCACTACCAGGAGCTTTTAGGTGAAACTTCATCTATCCAGACAGATTTTGAAAAACATTTCATGGAACTGTACTTTGAATGTGAAGATTTAGAGGAAATAGAAAGAACGTTAGAATCTTTAAATTGCAAATTCCTTCATAAAATCCGTGAACAACCCTGGGGACAGAGGGTGATGCGTTTTTTTGATCCTGATGGATATATTGTTGAAGTTGCTGAGCCACTGGAATTTGTGGTAAGAAGGTTCGCTGCACAGGGACTTTCTGTAGAAGAGATATCTGAAAGCTCGTCTATGCCTATTGAATTTGTGAAGATGGTTCTTGGGCAAATACAAAAATAAACGGTTAGTGTAAGCGCAGGGGACGGGATTTGAACCCGCGAGATCCGAAGGATCATGGGATTAGCAGTCCCACGCCGTACCGGGCTGGGCCACCCCTGCAAATGTGTTTTTATTTTCCATCACTTTTTTAAAAAAAGTGGTAATCAAAACATTGTCTAATCTACTATTTAAACTCGTGGATTATTTATAATGTTTTAATAACTGATTTTTTGGATAGTTATAATACCTGATTATGGTTTGAGAAAACTCATTTTAAAAATTTGAAAGTGGGCGGGTTCAAGGGTGGACAGGTCTCCTGGTTGCTGGGTATCCAGAAACCCAACTCCGCCCCGTTGTTCCACAAGCATCAGCTGTCCAAGGTAGAGCTGCTTCTTTCCAGACCTGACCCGTTCCCCTGGTTAAGACAGTTTACTCTGGCCCTCCAGCCAGAACCCGGCCACCACTGATCCTGCAGGACGAGGTTTCTACGCTGAGATCCTGGGCCAGTAACCATTCAAACTGCCGCCCCTTGAACTTCGACTGCGCCATATAGGGGATGTGCGCTTACAGAGGACCCCTGACCCTCCAGTCTAGCCCAATTATTGTTGGTGTTGATGGTATTTGAAGGTTGTGATTTTCATATATATTACCAACCCCTCTATCAGACCCTGTTGATTTTGTCCTAAAAATTAGGGGGTGGGTAAAATAGTGGTGAGTGTGGGTTAATACTTGGCCCATATCGTCTTTTCCGCACACATTCATTAAGATAAAATAGTGGTGAATGTGGACTAATACCAGATGAACATAGACATTCTCAATTGAATCCTAACTAGGTTTAATCTCCTCAAAAGAAATATGGCTAGAACAGAGATGATTTTCATTTTAGTTATTTAACGAATTTTTTCACTTAATCTTCGCCAATATTTTCTTTATTTTCTAAAAAAAAGATGATTAATAGATTATTTTAATTAAATGTTCATAATTATCGAACAGTTCGCAATAAAAAATATATGAAAGCTAGATTAAATATTCACTAAGATTTTTAATGCTAGTAACTTGGAGGTATTCTATGAAGGCAGATGCAGTTA
This window of the Methanobacterium sp. genome carries:
- a CDS encoding glyoxalase/bleomycin resistance/dioxygenase family protein, whose amino-acid sequence is MIKIKYVASLITVKDIDESRKFYEEIMNQEVELDHRANVSFKAGFAIHDVQHYQELLGETSSIQTDFEKHFMELYFECEDLEEIERTLESLNCKFLHKIREQPWGQRVMRFFDPDGYIVEVAEPLEFVVRRFAAQGLSVEEISESSSMPIEFVKMVLGQIQK
- a CDS encoding pyridoxal phosphate-dependent aminotransferase, which codes for MKPAKRVDSIDLSGIRKMFDMVGENSINLALGEPDFNTPLHIREAVKEALDEGFTHYTGNMGIIELREAISHKLENENRIETSPESIIVTTGASGALYSSTNALIEEKDEVIIPDPGFVAYDACVKISGGKSVPVHLQDENDFRMMPEDVLELITPYTKAIIMNSPGNPTGGVLKKDDVKGLADIADDHNLILISDEIYEKIIYGKKHYSPARYSDNVITINGFSKTYAMTGFRIGYLAAPPELTEEILKVHQYTVTCATSLSQKAALAALEGPQDEVFKMVGEFERRRNLVLERLRDMGIKCNQPQGAFYVFPSIENPEKLVLEALKKDVVLVPGNSFGKYGDRHFRISYAASYQDLEKAMDRLESLDL
- a CDS encoding PLP-dependent aminotransferase family protein; the protein is MNYPFARRINQIPRSFVREILKVTEDPDVISFAGGLPNPLSFPVEAVKKATSKILDEEGKQVLQYSTTEGYAPLRDFIAQRYSAQGLNVDSDDIMITNGSQQCLDLVGKVFLDRDDGVVMERPTYLAAIQAFGLFEPKFHSVPLQEDGVDTDILGKLLSTEDLKLFYAVTSFQNPTGITYSRKIREEVAEILKEHNTILVEDNPYGDIRFMGDDILPIKSLLPDSILFGTFSKIVSPGMRMGWIVAPSEVMDKLITVKQASDLHSNYFTQRVVYQYLRDNNVDEHIQNIRRLYKSQRDQMIESIAEFLPSQVKHTEPEGGMFLWITLPEGMSSLELAEYAMDEKVVFVPGDAFYTEKPEVNTMRLNFSNCCEEDIIEGMRRLGNAMKKMIIDKQLK
- a CDS encoding epoxyqueuosine reductase — translated: MKSETASSLKEKIKNECDKLGLPMVGFAPKERWEQPPNGLPQHFSCWIPREFWPQSIYPEVQTVIVIGLPVPLPIVETAPSIYYHELYQTVNNLLDEKAYEIANYLTRKGYPSIHLPRDGYGDIDVLIKRPLAFFSHKHAAFLAGLGSFGLNNVLLTPEFGPRVRFTSIFTTAKTKGDPIPGEDLCTRCLSCAVQCPVKAIESKYPLGKNTPPPINKIKCAKRSKHLRKQYNSPCGICIKVCPVGKDREVFNRKEASIYTRKNGFEQYHDAWKHVQSYGSKK
- a CDS encoding cation-translocating P-type ATPase, with translation MADEFDLEIAQGLSQEEVSLKIKKEGYNELPSADKRSFFTIVLEVIREPMFLLLIACGTIYLFLGDLQEALMLLGFVFVIMGITFYQERKTENTLEALRDLSSPRARVIRDGKQMRIAGREVVTDDVIMLKEGDRVPADAIILSCSNLLLNESLLTGESVPVRKVQCGGVMDMHPPGGDGLPSVYSGTLVVQGHGVAQVVYTGLNTEMGRIGKRLQTLETEDTSLQKEIRTLVRDFALVGVVLCAAVVVIYGITRMDWINGFLAGITLAMAILPEEFPVVLTIFLALGAWRLSQKNILTRRSHAIQALGSTTVLCVDKTGTLTLNKMSVPMIMSGNDFFDINPDKNDDLPEKFHELIEFGILASQRDPFDPMEKSLKELGNKTLKKTEHLHEDWQLVHEYPLSQELLAMSHVWQSTKDEHYIIAAKGAPEAVADLCHMNHDELNHLDHNISLMASEGLRIIGVARAYFKKADLPGKQHDFNFKFMGLVGFEDPVRGEVPQAVEECYQAGIRVVMITGDYPGTAKNIARKIGLKEPEKVITGSELEELDDLTLQERVRDVNIFARMVPEMKLRLVEALKSNGEVVSMTGDGVNDAPALKSAQIGISMGGRGTDVARESSSLVLLEDDFSSIVSAVKMGRRIYDNLKKASAYIFAVHVPIIGMSFFPVLFQWPLVLFPVQIVFMELIIDPSCTVVFEAEPAEKNVMMRPPRNPDEALFNKGTIGMGILQGIIVFFIVLAVYIITMSRGDDLARTVSFTTLIIANLSLILTNRSWSNTIFQTMKTPNKALWWVLSGALVFLGLVIYFPPLQQLFRFYPLGLGDIILCIAAGTLSVVWFEVLKWLKGYTEIRILS